In Prunus dulcis chromosome 2, ALMONDv2, whole genome shotgun sequence, a single genomic region encodes these proteins:
- the LOC117619550 gene encoding beta-D-glucosyl crocetin beta-1,6-glucosyltransferase-like, translating to MDSSQQRKFRVLMFPWLAHGHISPYLELAKKLTNRNFHIYFCSTPVNLRSIKPQLSEKYSRCIELVQLHLPYDDLPELPPHYHTTNGLPPHLMSTLKTAFDRASPNFSNILKTLHPDLLIYDFLQPWAPSPALLQNIPAIEFFTTSAAMMSVCTHHGEKPGVKFPFPSIYYETSKIKMLLESSSNGISDGDRAKQCSDRSCKIVLVKSSREIEAKYIDYLSDLIGKKIVPVGSLIQDLIEQEVDSEETKIMKWLNTRERSSVVYVSFGSEYFLSKEEIEEIAHGLELSKVSFIWVIRFPKEEKGTRVEEVLPKGFLERVGEKGIIVDGWAPQAKILKHSSAGGFVSHCGWSSVLESIKFGVPIVAMPMHLDQPINARIVEDVGVGVEVKRMGGGGNENGRLKRDEIAKVIRDVVVEENGQGLKRKAMELRDNMKKREDEEIDGVVEQLIQLCMRKE from the coding sequence ATGGATTCTTCTCAGCAAAGAAAATTCCGTGTTCTTATGTTTCCATGGTTAGCTCATGGACACATATCTCCCTACCTAGAGCTAGCAAAGAAGCTGACCAACAGAAATTTTCACATCTATTTTTGTTCCACACCTGTAAATCTCAGATCCATCAAGCCACAACTCTCTGAAAAATACTCTCGTTGCATTGAACTTGTGCAACTACATCTTCCATATGACGACTTGCCTGAACTCCCACCTCATTACCACACTACCAATGGCCTCCCACCCCACCTCATGTCCACTCTCAAAACCGCCTTCGACAGGGCCAGCCCTAACTTCTCCAACATCCTCAAAACCCTACACCCGGATTTGCtaatttatgattttcttcAACCATGGGCACCCTCTCCAGCTTTGTTACAAAACATTCCAGCCATCGAGTTCTTCACAACCAGTGCTGCCATGATGTCAGTTTGTACCCACCATGGCGAGAAACCTGGTGTCAAATTTCCGTTTCCTTCTATCTATTACGAGACTAGTAAGATCAAGATGTTGTTAGAATCTTCATCAAATGGCATCAGTGATGGAGACCGTGCTAAGCAGTGCAGCGATCGTTCTTGTAAGATCGTATTAGTTAAGAGTTCTAGAGAGATTGAAGCAAAATATATTGATTATCTCTCTGATCTAATTGGGAAGAAGATTGTGCCTGTTGGTTCACTTATTCAAGACCTTATAGAGCAAGAAGTGGATTCGGAGGAAACAAAAATCATGAAGTGGCTAAACACTAGAGAAAGATCTTCGGTGGTGTATGTTTCCTTCGGCAGTGAGTACTTTTTATCCAAGGAGGAAATAGAAGAGATAGCTCATGGGCTAGAGCTTAGCAAAGTGAGTTTTATTTGGGTTATAAGATTTCCTAAGGAAGAGAAAGGTACTAGGGTTGAAGAGGTATTACCAAAAGGGTTTTTAGAGAGGGTGGGGGAGAAGGGAATTATAGTGGATGGTTGGGCTCCACAGGCAAAAATATTGAAGCATTCTAGTGCTGGTGGGTTTGTGAGCCACTGTGGATGGAGCTCAGTGTTGGAGAGCATCAAGTTTGGCGTTCCAATTGTAGCCATGCCTATGCATCTTGACCAGCCTATTAACGCTAGAATAGTAGAGGACGTTGGAGTTGGTGTGGAGGTTAAGAGAATGGGAGGAGGCGGCAACGAGAACGGGAGGCTAAAAAGGGACGAGATAGCAAAAGTAATCAGAGATGTGGTGGTGGAAGAAAATGGACAGGGTTTGAAAAGAAAGGCAATGGAATTGAGAGACAAcatgaaaaagagagaggatgaAGAGATAGATGGGGTGGTAGAGCAGTTGATTCAACTTTGTATGAGAAAGGAATGA
- the LOC117618704 gene encoding beta-D-glucosyl crocetin beta-1,6-glucosyltransferase-like: MVFSDQRSLTILMLPWLAHGHISPYLELAKKLTTKRNFHIFICSTPVNLSSIKPKLSQKYSHCIEFVELHLPHDDLPELPPHYHTTNGLPPHLMSTLKTAFDMSSNNFSNILKTLSPDLLIYDGLQPWAPSLASLQNFPSIEFTPMGAALTSFSIQHLKNPSVKFPFPSIYLQDYEAEKFNNLLESSANGIKDGDRVQQCSARSCNIILVKTSREIEEKYIDYLSDLMGKKIVPVGTLVQEPMDQKVDEETWIMKWLNKMERSSVVYVCFGSEYFLSKEQIEEIAHGLELSKVSFIWVIRFPKAERSTRVEEVLPEGFLQRAGEKGVIMEGWAPQAKILQHSSVGGFVSHCGWNSVLESIKFGVPIIAMPMHLDQPINARLVEEVGVGVEVKRTGEGSLQREEVAKVIRDVVVEKIGEGVRKKALKISDNVNKKEDEEIDGVVEELIQACTGRGI; this comes from the coding sequence atggTTTTCTCTGACCAAAGAAGCCTTACTATTCTTATGCTTCCATGGCTAGCTCACGGCCATATATCTCCCTACCTAGAGCTAGCCAAGAAGCTGACCACCAAGAGAAATTTTCACATCTTTATTTGTTCCACGCCCGTAAATCTCAGCTCCATCAAGCCTAAACTCTCCCAAAAATATTCTCATTGCATTGAATTTGTGGAACTCCATCTTCCACATGATGACTTGCCTGAACTCCCACCGCACTACCACACCACCAATGGCCTCCCTCCCCATCTCATGTCCACTCTCAAAACGGCCTTCGACATGTCCAGCAACAACTTCTCCAACATCCTCAAAACCCTAAGCCCAGATTTGCTCATATATGATGGTCTTCAACCATGGGCGCCCTCTCTAGCTTCATTGCAAAATTTTCCATCCATCGAATTCACCCCCATGGGTGCTGCCTTGACTTCATTTAGTATTCAACATCTCAAGAACCCTAGTGTCAAGTTTCCTTTTCCTTCGATTTATCTTCAAGATTACGAAGCCGAAAAGTTCAACAATTTGTTGGAATCTTCAGCAAATGGCATCAAAGATGGAGACCGTGTTCAGCAATGCAGTGCTCGATCTTGTAACATCATTTTGGTAAAGACATCCAGGgagattgaagaaaaatatattgattATCTCTCTGATTTAATGGGGAAGAAGATCGTGCCTGTTGGCACACTTGTTCAAGAGCCAATGGATCAAAAAGTTGATGAGGAAACGTGGATCATGAAATGGCTGAACAAAATGGAAAGGTCTTCTGTAGTGTATGTTTGCTTTGGCAGTGAGTACTTTCTGTCCAAGGAGCAAATAGAAGAGATAGCTCACGGATTAGAGCTTAGCAAAGTGAGCTTCATTTGGGTTATAAGATTTCCTAAGGCGGAGAGAAGTACTAGGGTTGAAGAGGTGTTACCAGAAGGGTTTTTACAGAGGGCGGGAGAGAAGGGTGTGATAATGGAGGGTTGGGCCCCACAGGCAAAGATACTGCAGCATTCTAGTGTTGGTGGATTTGTGAGTCACTGCGGATGGAACTCAGTGTTGGAGAGCATCAAGTTTGGTGTTCCAATTATAGCCATGCCTATGCATCTTGACCAGCCGATCAACGCTAGACTAGTGGAGGAGGTGGGTGTTGGTGTGGAGGTTAAGAGAACAGGTGAAGGAAGTTTGCAAAGAGAAGAGGTCGCAAAGGTGATTAGAGATGTGGTTGTGGAGAAAATTGGAGAGGGAGTGAGAAAAAAGGCATTGAAAATAAGCGACAACGTGAACAAGAAAGAGGATGAAGAGATTGATGGGGTCGTGGAGGAACTGATTCAAGCTTGTACGGGAAGGGGAATCTAA
- the LOC117619771 gene encoding UDP-glucosyltransferase 29-like: MVYSEHKSITVLMLPWLAHGHISPFLELAKKLTSKRNFHIFICSTPVNLTSIKPKLSPKYSHCIEFVELHLPHEELPELPPHYHTTNGLPPHLMSTLKRAFDMSSNNFSNILTTLKPDLLIYDFIPPWAPSLASLQNIPSVRFITTSAALSSLRVHHLKNPRVKFPFPSIYLRDYEAKKFNNLLEPSSNDINDGDRVQQCSARSCNIILVKTSREIEAKYVDYLSGLMGKKIVPVGPLVQEPMDLKVDEETWIMKWLNKRERSSVVYVCFGSEYFLSREQIEELAHGLELSKVSFIWVIRFPKEEKGKRVEEVLPEGFLERVGEKGIIVEGWAPQANILKHSSVGGFVSHCGWSSVLESIKFGVPIIAMPMHLDQPINARLVEEVGVGVEVKRTGEGILQREEMAKVIRKVVVEKIGEGMRKKALELRDNMKNKDGEIDGVVEELMQFVGEGKQISTFK; this comes from the coding sequence atggttTACTCTGAGCACAAAAGCATTACTGTTCTTATGCTTCCATGGCTAGCTCACGGCCACATTTCTCCCTTCCTAGAGCTTGCCAAGAAGCTTACCTCTAAGAGAAATTTTCACATCTTTATCTGTTCCACGCCTGTCAATCTCACCTCCATTAAGCCAAAACTCTCTCCAAAATACTCTCATTGCATTGAATTTGTGGAACTTCATCTTCCACATGAAGAGTTGCCTGAATTGCCACCTCATTACCACACCACCAATGGCCTCCCTCCTCATCTCATGTCCACTCTCAAAAGGGCCTTCGACATGTCCAGCAATAACTTCTCCAACATCCTCACAACCCTAAAGCCAGATTTGCtcatttatgattttattCCACCATGGGCACCCTCTCTAGCTTCGTTGCAAAATATTCCATCGGTCCGGTTCATCACCACCAGTGCTGCCTTGAGCTCCCTTCGTGTTCACCATCTCAAGAACCCTCGTGTCAAGTTTCCTTTTCCTTCGATCTATCTTCGGGATTACGAAGCTAAAAAGTTCAACAATCTGTTAGAACCTTCGTCAAATGACATCAACGACGGAGACCGCGTCCAGCAATGCAGTGCTCGATCATGCAACATCATTTTGGTGAAGACATCTAGAGAGATTGAAGCAAAATATGTTGATTATCTCTCTGGTTTAATGGGGAAGAAGATCGTGCCAGTTGGTCCGCTTGTTCAAGAGCCAATGGATCTAAAAGTTGATGAGGAAACATGGATCATGAAATGGCTGAACAAAAGGGAAAGGTCTTCGGTTGTTTATGTTTGCTTTGGGAGTGAGTACTTTTTGTCCAGGGAGCAAATCGAAGAGCTAGCTCATGGGTTAGAGCTTAGCAAAGTGAGCTTTATTTGGGTTATAAGATTTccaaaggaagagaaaggtAAAAGAGTTGAAGAGGTGTTACCAGAAGGGTTTTTAGAGAGGGTGGGGGAGAAGGGAATTATAGTGGAGGGTTGGGCTCCGCAGGCAAACATATTGAAGCATTCAAGTGTTGGTGGGTTTGTGAGTCACTGTGGATGGAGCTCAGTGTTGGAGAGCATCAAGTTTGGTGTTCCAATTATAGCCATGCCTATGCATCTTGACCAGCCAATTAACGCTAGATTAGTAGAGGAGGTGGGTGTTGGTGTGGAAGTTAAAAGAACAGGAGAAGGAATTTTGCAAAGAGAAGAGATGGCGAAGGTGATCAGAAAGGTGGTTGTGGAGAAAATTGGAGAGGGCATGAGAAAAAAGGCATTGGAATTAAGAGACAACATGAAAAACAAAGATGGAGAGATAGATGGGGTCGTGGAGGAATTGATGCAATTTGTAGGAGAAGGGAAACAAATATCTACTTTTAAGTGA